TGTTTGAGCAAAGGTATGATCATGCGTCACTACAATCTGAGTAATGCCGTTTTCTTTTAAATTCAATAGCATAGCGCCCACACTATCACGTAATTGTGGATCAAGAGCGCTCGTTGGTTCGTCATAGCATATCACTTCTGGTGTTAGCATTAAGGCTCTCGCAATCGCTACCCGTTGTTTTTGTCCACCTGAAAGCTCATACGGATAATGATTCACTTGTTCTCCCAACTCAAATTGCTCAAGCAAGCCTTGTGCTTGTGCCGTCAACTTTTCTACTGATTGACTACTTTTTAATTTAGGGGCTAGTAACAAGTT
This is a stretch of genomic DNA from Vagococcus zengguangii. It encodes these proteins:
- a CDS encoding amino acid ABC transporter ATP-binding protein, translating into MLTIKNLTKKFQNKTIIDNLSLEIPKGQLICLVGPSGGGKTTLLRCISGLEHFEEGEILLDNQPISTQRNKIGVVFQDYHLFPHMTVLENLLLAPKLKSSQSVEKLTAQAQGLLEQFELGEQVNHYPYELSGGQKQRVAIARALMLTPEVICYDEPTSALDPQLRDSVGAMLLNLKENGITQIVVTHDHTFAQTIADKIYEVNVKY